In Candidatus Zymogenaceae bacterium, one genomic interval encodes:
- a CDS encoding MBL fold metallo-hydrolase: protein MSSRRLIESRVTNDIVCLAPENAMWPAPANVYVVTEPRGRFSLIDTGCGDTETVDRLTESLSRLDLSPGGLTTLVISHAHPDHMGAAGRFVRACIKDGADPEVLIHEDDALQAQEPRRLTESYDIDLAVETYGDVPEVSDLMRFFDDFGCPMRRIDPTGTIREGDIVNLGRYSFEVIHTPGHSPGHISLYDASSGVLYGGDIVGDITAWYTPSSGGVTGYLESLDKVEKRSPRILMPSHGQIPDSPQGVIDNVRMRLLAREKKVLDILTGVRLSLRDLTDRMFQNEMVRFFPGTGITMSHVQRLAAQERVHVTNGLISLP, encoded by the coding sequence ATGTCCTCCCGGCGCCTGATCGAGAGCCGAGTCACCAACGACATCGTTTGTCTGGCCCCGGAAAACGCCATGTGGCCCGCACCGGCCAATGTATATGTGGTCACGGAACCCCGGGGGCGGTTCTCCCTCATCGATACGGGCTGCGGCGATACGGAAACAGTCGATCGGCTTACCGAAAGTCTGTCGCGGCTGGATCTCTCTCCCGGGGGGCTTACGACCCTGGTTATCTCCCACGCCCACCCGGACCACATGGGGGCCGCCGGGCGGTTTGTCCGGGCATGTATCAAGGACGGCGCCGATCCTGAGGTACTCATCCACGAGGACGACGCCCTGCAGGCCCAGGAGCCCCGGCGCCTGACGGAATCCTACGATATCGATCTCGCGGTTGAGACCTATGGAGACGTCCCTGAGGTTTCGGACCTGATGCGCTTTTTCGATGATTTCGGATGTCCCATGCGGCGCATCGATCCCACGGGGACGATTCGAGAGGGGGACATCGTCAATCTCGGGAGATACTCCTTCGAGGTCATCCATACGCCGGGCCACTCCCCGGGCCATATCTCTCTTTACGACGCATCGTCGGGCGTGCTCTACGGCGGGGATATCGTGGGGGACATCACGGCGTGGTATACGCCGTCCTCGGGCGGCGTGACCGGGTATCTCGAAAGCCTGGACAAGGTTGAGAAACGCTCACCACGCATCCTGATGCCCTCCCACGGACAAATCCCTGACTCCCCCCAGGGCGTCATCGACAACGTACGCATGCGGCTCCTCGCCAGGGAGAAAAAGGTCCTGGATATCCTCACAGGTGTGCGGCTCTCCCTCAGAGATCTGACGGACAGGATGTTCCAAAACGAGATGGTCAGATTCTTCCCCGGCACGGGCATCACCATGAGCCACGTCCAGCGGCTTGCGGCACAAGAGAGAGTACACGTCACCAACGGCCTGATCTCTCTGCCCTGA
- a CDS encoding TetR/AcrR family transcriptional regulator — protein sequence MKQETKDRILDVALQLCQKQSFWALKIDDIVRHSHISRATFYNYFKSKDDLIFTLFENELDKIQQDIMSAVNLKDDIRESLKNYLLHSLLSMMEFAQTLNIHLEEIQVLPSIPKKKMDAKKEKDIRIVKDILKRGVDSGDFFIDDLDLTSHMTWIIMTEIGRTAIVENRDAEQVETDINTFLSVLFYGITGASKEQQKRKHYHSQTDSREAHLSYDSGTD from the coding sequence ATGAAACAAGAAACGAAAGACAGAATCCTCGATGTGGCGCTGCAGCTCTGTCAGAAACAGAGTTTCTGGGCGTTGAAAATCGATGATATCGTCAGGCACAGCCACATTTCCCGGGCCACGTTTTATAACTATTTCAAGAGCAAGGACGATCTCATCTTCACCCTGTTTGAAAACGAGCTCGATAAAATACAACAGGATATTATGTCCGCCGTCAATCTCAAAGACGATATCCGGGAAAGCCTCAAGAACTATCTTTTGCATAGCCTCCTCTCCATGATGGAGTTCGCACAGACACTCAACATACACCTTGAGGAAATCCAGGTTCTGCCGTCGATTCCCAAGAAAAAGATGGATGCAAAAAAGGAAAAAGACATTCGTATCGTCAAGGATATCCTGAAACGGGGGGTCGATTCCGGCGATTTCTTCATTGACGACCTCGACCTGACATCCCACATGACATGGATCATCATGACCGAAATCGGCAGGACCGCCATCGTCGAAAACAGGGACGCCGAACAGGTTGAGACGGATATCAACACGTTTTTAAGTGTACTATTTTACGGCATTACCGGTGCCTCCAAAGAACAACAGAAACGGAAGCACTATCATTCACAGACTGATTCACGGGAAGCGCATCTCTCATATGATTCCGGCACAGACTAA
- a CDS encoding efflux RND transporter periplasmic adaptor subunit produces MNLNYYEIKNSVTGMIKKILSLIKEHKIAAIVLLLVCVFFVARVHGYLNQEEVLSLEKIYERDGYPVETVTVSPGTLEVWKEFSGTIRGERQSELTSSLTTRVLEVHVTEGDEVSEGDLLITLDPDDAAYSAAMGGYRQTKEQYNQAYRDYMRVKELYEAGAVSKQEYEAARTTFEVYRATYDAASELVKITSPMDGTVTEITVSEGDPVSPGDILATVAIIDTVRIESYTSAEKTRLIEPGLPARIVVDMPDGEKTVEGTVESVSLSANRDTGLFEIKVVMNNKEGLLKPGVVTRFDILIFTADDALTVPWDAVISASDDRYVYTVITDHNSDGNENPSLPTAHLQPIILGWETEELVQVQDGLEKGDMVVKRGQNKLVDGSPLNLLDGES; encoded by the coding sequence ATGAATTTGAACTACTACGAAATCAAGAACTCAGTAACCGGCATGATAAAGAAAATACTGTCGCTGATCAAGGAACACAAAATCGCGGCAATCGTGCTGCTTCTGGTGTGCGTCTTCTTCGTTGCTCGAGTACACGGATATCTCAATCAGGAAGAGGTCCTGTCACTGGAGAAAATATACGAACGGGACGGGTATCCTGTGGAGACGGTCACCGTCAGCCCCGGCACCCTGGAAGTCTGGAAGGAGTTTTCCGGCACGATCCGGGGTGAACGTCAGTCGGAGTTGACCTCCAGCCTTACCACCCGGGTCCTGGAGGTGCATGTCACCGAGGGCGACGAGGTAAGCGAGGGCGATCTCCTCATCACCCTGGATCCGGACGACGCAGCGTACAGCGCGGCAATGGGGGGGTATCGCCAGACCAAGGAACAGTACAACCAGGCCTACCGGGATTACATGCGGGTCAAGGAGTTGTACGAGGCGGGCGCCGTCTCCAAACAGGAGTACGAGGCGGCCAGGACCACCTTCGAGGTCTATCGGGCCACCTATGACGCCGCCAGTGAGCTGGTGAAGATCACCTCACCCATGGACGGCACCGTCACCGAAATCACCGTCAGCGAGGGAGACCCGGTCTCTCCGGGGGATATCCTTGCCACAGTGGCAATCATCGATACGGTGCGTATTGAATCATACACCAGCGCCGAAAAAACCCGCCTGATTGAGCCCGGCCTACCGGCCCGGATCGTGGTGGATATGCCCGATGGGGAAAAGACGGTGGAGGGGACCGTGGAGTCGGTGTCGCTTTCGGCCAACCGGGATACCGGGCTGTTCGAAATAAAGGTGGTGATGAACAACAAAGAGGGGCTCCTCAAGCCCGGAGTCGTCACGAGGTTTGACATCCTCATCTTCACCGCCGACGACGCCCTGACCGTTCCCTGGGACGCGGTCATATCAGCGAGCGACGACCGATACGTCTACACCGTGATCACGGATCACAACAGTGACGGTAATGAAAATCCATCACTCCCCACGGCCCACCTGCAGCCGATCATACTGGGCTGGGAGACGGAAGAGCTCGTCCAGGTGCAGGACGGCCTCGAGAAGGGGGACATGGTGGTCAAACGGGGCCAGAATAAACTGGTCGACGGATCTCCCCTGAACCTGCTGGACGGGGAGAGCTGA
- a CDS encoding efflux RND transporter permease subunit yields MKIVEVSVRRPVLTVMLILVFVIIGLYSYRRLTIDLFPKVDLPMITITTKYPGAGPSEVESQVTEKIEDELSTVSNVKTIDSVSMESVSVIYVEFELGADIDIMSIEVKDKVDAILSDLPDDVEAPSIVKFDINALPIMNLSVSGPDTLDNIYNFADNELRDRLNRIDGMASVEIVGGLVREIQVDVSTEALNRYGLTITDLVGLIEVENKDVPLGKLTAGDEEYTLRLMGEFDSVDDLAEATFAMPSGATVRLSDFAVVTDGFAEREDSATFQGQPSVGVILNKRSDANTVKVALEVFDVIDELRPMLPPGYDIGIAMDLSEFIMKSVRDVLINIVLGIIITSLFLYVFLHDIRSTLIASLAMPTSIISTFILMFFADFTLNVISLMALGISIGILATNSIIVLENISRYIEEGHPPEEAAVKGTSEIAIAVIASTLTNVMVFTPIAYMSGIVGQFFKQFGLTVVFATIFSLLVSFTMAPMLATKFLKPSNDNDTDGRRQKESRHFLAIRRWQRRFFALWDERFKKLSSDYRSAVAWCLDHRPHTIGTVIVIFFFSLFLLSLVGGEFTPYSDEGYVSIQVTMPSGTPIEQTEDILTDIEAIVLTHEEVETVFITVGEGNSGVNEGEIIIGLVDLSKRRILTTDFINMIRPELAVIPEAEIAVYEKSQGRSAEAGMTIEVTGTEMDTLSTLAGEVESIVDAIPGLVDVDTSQEDPQPEIRFIPDRDIISDYGITTANIYSVLRASYEGEVASVYREGGEEYDILVRLSEADRKDQDLFENLLIQTPRGLAPLTQFGRVEHTLGESEILRKDRQKLIEVTANIGTGTLGKYQGIINARVDTIDIPEGFAVSFGGESERMAEAFQALFEALFMAIILTYVVLAAILESYIHPLTILVTVPLGLIGTAVGLFVSGMSINIFSLMAMVMLVGIVVNNAILILDYTNELREGGKIPREALLEACQVKFRAIVMSTLAIAFAILPQALGGKDAGFQVAMAVVTMGGVLFSAVFTLFLIPVVYEYMDRFTVQGRKKRPARAERR; encoded by the coding sequence ATGAAAATCGTTGAGGTATCCGTCAGACGCCCGGTTCTCACGGTGATGTTGATTCTCGTCTTTGTCATCATCGGCCTCTATTCATACCGACGGCTCACCATCGACCTCTTTCCCAAGGTCGACCTGCCGATGATCACCATCACCACCAAATACCCCGGCGCCGGCCCCAGCGAAGTGGAGAGCCAGGTCACCGAGAAGATTGAGGACGAGCTCAGCACCGTCAGCAATGTGAAGACCATCGACTCGGTCTCCATGGAGAGCGTCTCGGTGATATACGTCGAATTCGAGCTCGGCGCGGATATCGACATCATGTCCATCGAGGTCAAGGACAAGGTGGACGCCATCCTCTCGGACCTGCCCGATGACGTGGAGGCCCCGTCCATCGTCAAATTCGATATAAACGCTCTTCCAATCATGAATCTGAGCGTTTCCGGCCCCGATACCCTGGACAATATCTACAATTTCGCCGACAACGAGCTTCGGGATCGCCTCAACCGTATCGACGGCATGGCGTCCGTGGAGATCGTGGGGGGTCTCGTCCGGGAAATCCAGGTGGATGTCTCCACCGAGGCCCTGAATCGCTACGGCCTGACCATCACGGACCTGGTGGGTCTCATCGAGGTTGAAAACAAGGATGTGCCCTTGGGGAAACTCACCGCCGGAGACGAGGAATACACCCTTCGGCTCATGGGGGAATTCGACTCGGTGGATGACCTGGCGGAGGCCACCTTCGCCATGCCCAGCGGCGCCACGGTGCGGCTGTCCGACTTCGCCGTCGTGACCGACGGATTCGCCGAGCGTGAGGACTCCGCCACATTCCAGGGACAGCCCAGCGTTGGGGTCATCCTCAACAAGCGCTCGGACGCCAACACCGTGAAGGTGGCCCTGGAGGTGTTCGACGTCATCGATGAACTGCGCCCGATGCTCCCCCCGGGGTACGACATCGGCATCGCAATGGACCTCTCCGAATTCATCATGAAGTCGGTGAGAGACGTCTTGATTAACATCGTGTTGGGGATTATCATCACGTCACTTTTCCTGTATGTGTTCCTCCACGACATCAGAAGCACCCTCATCGCGTCCCTGGCCATGCCCACGTCCATCATCTCGACGTTCATTCTGATGTTCTTCGCCGACTTCACCCTCAACGTCATCAGCCTCATGGCCCTGGGCATTTCCATCGGGATTTTGGCGACGAACTCCATCATCGTGCTGGAAAACATCTCCCGCTATATCGAAGAGGGGCACCCCCCCGAAGAGGCGGCGGTGAAGGGGACCTCCGAGATCGCCATCGCGGTCATCGCCTCGACCCTCACAAACGTCATGGTCTTCACCCCCATCGCCTACATGAGCGGGATCGTCGGGCAGTTCTTCAAGCAGTTCGGCCTGACGGTGGTGTTCGCCACAATCTTTTCGCTCCTCGTCTCCTTCACCATGGCCCCCATGCTGGCGACGAAGTTTTTAAAGCCGTCAAATGATAATGATACGGACGGCCGCAGGCAGAAGGAAAGCCGTCATTTCCTGGCGATTCGTCGGTGGCAACGGCGGTTCTTCGCCCTGTGGGATGAACGATTCAAAAAACTGTCATCCGACTATCGAAGCGCCGTGGCGTGGTGTCTGGATCATCGCCCCCACACGATCGGCACGGTCATTGTGATATTCTTCTTCTCCCTGTTTCTCCTCTCGCTGGTTGGGGGCGAGTTCACCCCCTACAGCGACGAGGGATACGTCAGTATCCAGGTGACCATGCCGTCGGGAACGCCCATCGAGCAAACCGAGGACATCCTGACCGACATCGAGGCCATTGTCCTGACCCACGAGGAGGTCGAGACCGTCTTCATAACGGTGGGGGAGGGAAACTCCGGTGTCAACGAAGGTGAGATCATCATCGGTCTGGTGGATCTCTCGAAAAGGCGGATATTGACCACCGATTTCATCAACATGATACGCCCGGAGCTGGCGGTCATCCCCGAGGCGGAGATAGCCGTCTACGAGAAATCTCAGGGCCGCAGCGCCGAGGCCGGTATGACCATCGAGGTGACGGGCACCGAGATGGATACCCTCTCAACCCTTGCGGGAGAGGTGGAATCGATCGTCGACGCCATCCCCGGGCTGGTGGACGTGGACACCTCACAGGAGGACCCGCAGCCGGAGATCCGCTTCATCCCGGATCGCGATATCATCTCCGATTACGGCATTACCACAGCGAACATCTATTCGGTTCTGAGGGCGTCGTACGAGGGGGAGGTCGCCTCGGTCTATCGGGAGGGCGGCGAGGAATACGACATCCTGGTACGCCTGAGCGAAGCGGACAGGAAAGATCAGGACCTGTTTGAAAACCTGCTGATCCAGACTCCCCGTGGCCTGGCCCCCCTCACCCAGTTCGGCAGGGTTGAGCACACACTGGGAGAATCGGAGATACTCAGAAAGGACAGGCAGAAGCTCATCGAGGTCACCGCGAATATCGGCACCGGCACCCTGGGGAAATACCAAGGCATCATCAACGCCAGGGTCGACACAATCGATATACCCGAGGGTTTTGCGGTAAGTTTCGGCGGTGAGAGCGAACGGATGGCGGAGGCCTTCCAGGCCCTGTTCGAAGCCCTCTTCATGGCCATTATCCTCACCTACGTGGTGCTGGCGGCGATTCTGGAGTCTTACATCCACCCCCTGACCATCCTGGTGACCGTTCCCCTGGGCCTCATCGGCACAGCGGTGGGGCTGTTCGTGTCGGGGATGAGCATCAATATCTTTTCCCTCATGGCAATGGTCATGCTCGTGGGGATCGTGGTCAACAACGCCATCCTTATCCTCGACTACACCAACGAACTAAGGGAGGGGGGGAAAATCCCGCGGGAGGCCCTGCTGGAAGCGTGTCAGGTGAAGTTTCGCGCCATCGTGATGAGCACCCTGGCCATCGCGTTCGCCATCCTGCCCCAGGCCCTGGGCGGCAAGGATGCGGGATTCCAGGTGGCCATGGCCGTGGTGACCATGGGGGGCGTGCTCTTCTCCGCGGTGTTCACCCTGTTTTTAATACCGGTGGTGTACGAATATATGGATCGTTTTACCGTCCAGGGGAGAAAGAAACGCCCGGCCCGGGCGGAACGGCGTTAA